Proteins found in one Deferrivibrio essentukiensis genomic segment:
- a CDS encoding ABC transporter ATP-binding protein, protein MSDVILKVDKVSMHFGGLKAVDNVSFDIKQGEILSLIGPNGAGKTTVFNVITGVYTPTFGTVTFKGENLNVLKPYKVTALGIARTFQNIRLFAQLTVLDNILLAMHCRRKTNLLESVFKLPRYRFESKACVKKAEELLDYMGLLGEKNEQAQNLPYGKQRKLEIARAMATDAELLLLDEPAAGMNPQETEELMNLIRKIRKDLSKTIFLIEHDMKLVMGISDRIIVFDHGQLIAEGLPEEIRANKRVIEAYLGKEVDDAETA, encoded by the coding sequence ATGAGTGATGTTATTTTAAAAGTAGATAAAGTATCAATGCATTTTGGTGGTTTGAAAGCCGTAGATAATGTAAGTTTTGATATAAAGCAGGGGGAGATTCTAAGCTTGATTGGGCCTAATGGTGCTGGGAAAACAACTGTTTTTAATGTAATTACCGGTGTATACACTCCGACATTTGGCACTGTAACATTTAAAGGTGAAAATTTAAATGTATTAAAGCCTTATAAGGTTACTGCTTTAGGTATTGCAAGGACATTCCAAAATATCAGGCTTTTTGCACAGTTAACTGTTTTGGATAATATATTGCTTGCAATGCATTGTAGAAGAAAAACAAATTTACTGGAATCTGTATTTAAATTGCCAAGATACAGGTTTGAATCAAAGGCGTGTGTAAAAAAAGCTGAAGAGCTTTTAGATTATATGGGCTTACTTGGCGAGAAGAATGAACAAGCCCAAAATCTTCCATATGGTAAGCAGAGAAAGCTTGAGATAGCAAGGGCTATGGCAACTGATGCCGAGTTATTGCTTCTTGATGAGCCTGCTGCAGGAATGAATCCACAAGAAACAGAAGAATTAATGAACTTAATAAGAAAAATTAGAAAAGATTTAAGCAAAACTATATTCTTAATTGAGCATGATATGAAGCTTGTTATGGGTATTTCTGACAGAATTATTGTTTTTGACCATGGTCAGCTTATTGCTGAAGGGTTGCCTGAAGAGATTAGAGCTAATAAAAGAGTAATTGAAGCATACTTAGGAAAAGAGGTTGATGATGCTGAAACTGCATAA
- a CDS encoding ABC transporter ATP-binding protein, translated as MLKLHKIHTKYGHIEALKGIDIHVKEGEIVAIIGANGAGKTTTLNTISGILKPVAGTIEYMNHDITKWPTDKIVAEGLIQVPEGRQIFPLLTVKENLMMGAYLRKDKLEVANDLEMVYNLFPRLKEREKQLGGTLSGGEQQMLAIGRALMSKPALLLLDEPSLGLAPIIVQNIFKIIVDINKKGTTIMLVEQNAHMALSIAHRGYVMETGKIILEDDAKALLNNDEVKSAYLGGH; from the coding sequence ATGCTGAAACTGCATAAAATACATACTAAATACGGACACATTGAAGCTTTGAAAGGTATCGATATTCATGTAAAAGAGGGCGAAATTGTCGCTATAATAGGTGCTAACGGCGCCGGAAAGACAACGACTCTTAATACCATTTCAGGTATATTAAAGCCTGTTGCAGGGACAATAGAATATATGAATCATGATATTACAAAGTGGCCCACCGACAAAATTGTCGCTGAAGGCTTGATACAGGTGCCTGAGGGGAGGCAGATATTCCCACTACTAACCGTAAAAGAAAATCTTATGATGGGCGCATACTTAAGGAAAGATAAGCTTGAAGTCGCTAATGATTTGGAAATGGTATATAACTTATTTCCAAGACTTAAAGAGCGTGAAAAGCAGTTGGGTGGGACTCTGTCTGGTGGCGAACAACAGATGCTTGCTATTGGAAGGGCATTGATGTCAAAACCAGCGCTGTTGCTTCTTGACGAACCTTCTCTTGGACTTGCTCCGATTATTGTTCAAAATATTTTCAAGATTATTGTTGATATCAATAAAAAGGGCACCACAATAATGCTTGTGGAGCAAAATGCCCATATGGCTCTTTCAATTGCCCATAGAGGCTACGTGATGGAGACAGGAAAGATTATATTGGAAGATGATGCGAAAGCATTATTGAACAACGATGAAGTAAAGAGTGCATATTTAGGCGGTCACTAA